The nucleotide sequence GGCCTGGCAGCCTGGGGTCCAGACAAGCCTTTGGGCTACCCGTGGCTGGCAGTAGTAGAAATGGCAAATCTAAGAAACTTCTGGAAGCATTTACCAGTTCACAGGAATTCCAGTTCACAGGAATTCTTCTGGGTCTTAAGGGACATATCATCTTACTATGCACACAGTAATTGCCTGCTAATTTCCATAGAGCTGTACAATTTAGAATACACTGTTTTTATCCATTTTCGTAACTGTTGAGGTGTGTGTTATTTTCCTACCCAGCAGCTTCATGTAAAAACCTGTCATAATAGTACCTTATAAGGACACCAAGAGTAAGTAAAAGGTGTCTCACAAAATGCCCAGCACCTCTTGTGGCTGTTTCTGTTTTGAATGTGGGTGGTAAGGTGCAGGAATGTTGAATCCCGTGATAAAGAatgtgggctctggagtcagaccacTAGCTTCAAGCTCAGCTCCACCAACCCAGCTGTTAAACCCTGGACAAGTTAGTTACTCACGTAAAGTCTGTTTTTTTCTGGTATAAAAGAGAGATAATACCTGAACCTTCCTCATGTGGTttttggaaggattaaatgacataatgcaTAGAAAGCTCCTACCATAGTCCCTGGCACCTAATCACTGTTcaataactattaatacattctaTTAAATCCTCCACATAGCAAACGGATAAGCCAACCCTGGGATCGAGGCCAGCGCTCTTCCTGCTGCACCAAGGTGGCTCCTGATGGTAATGACATTAACCCAAGCGAGGAGGAAGTGGAGCTGACATCCATGGAAAGCCAACTGCATTCCAGAAGCCAGCATCACCACAAAGCAACTCACAGGGATGTCATGAGCCTGGGGCAGGTTAGTAACCTTGGCAAGGTCACAAAACAGTAAGTAAGTGAGAGATGCGGGACCTCAGGGCCCACAGCCTTTGTCTTCTCATGCTGGCCTGCAGAAGAATCACCTGAAGGGCTTGTTAAAATCCAAAATTCCAGGCCCTTCTccggagtttctgattcagtaggcctgagaatctgcatttcccaCAAGTTCCCACGTGAGGTCAGTGCTGCTGATCCGGGACCCCGTCTAGAGAACCATCAGCACATACCCAGCTGCCTTTGCTCGGTAAGATCAGTTGTCAGGAGACACCTCTCAGCCTGCCAGGAGCCCCACGGAGCGCCCGGGGGCCGCCCTGGGGCACAGTGAGGAAATGTCTCTGCTAAGCTCCTCGGAGCTTCCTGACAAACCACCCACAGCCTCGTCAGATGGGCACAGAGTTTTGTCAGGCACAGTCTATGACCTCAAAGTCAGCACTCCCAGCTgggtgttttattatttattcacttgaCAGGTAACATACATTGGTCCTGTAACACACCATGCTATTGGCTTGACTACTTGCCACTGCACAAGGGCACTCCTCTGGGCTCTCGGGAAGCCCCTGCACGGCCTATCAAGGACAGCTCAGGCACTGCAGGGAAAAACCGTGTCCAGAGAAGCAACCTGCTCCCCAGGGAGCCTCTGTCCCACAGCCTGTAGCGCCATCACACGCACACACGACAGGCTTCACCAAAGTAATGGCCATGCTGGGAGCAGTGAGTGTTCTGAACTAGAAGGTGGTCTTAAAACCATAGTGTACCagacaatttatatatattaccaTTATATAAATTAAGAGGTCTACATGTATACAAAATCTTTCAAAGGGGACTGAATTCCATTCTATATCATGCCAGGTATTTGTCAGAACCTTGAAAACAAAGGTAGTTTTCAATGGAGCTGGTATTAAAAATAGAAGGCATTTATACACAGGCCCTGCTCCTCTCGTGTCCACCATGAAATCCTCTGGTGTTGTCAGGGCCCCTGGGCAACCTCAGCACCCCTACAGGCAACCTCTCTGCAGTCTGTGTCTTCCGAGAGAGCAGGGGACTGGCACCAGGGCTTTTCTCCTGTGTCCCCATCTCAGCCTGGCGGCGCCTCCGAACCCAGGGGCTACTGGAGGGAGTGACGCTGCTGTCGGAGGAATAATCCATGCACTTGCGGAAGATCTCAGGGCTGGTGCTACAGTTCAGTCTACCTTCCTCGGCCAGTGGGGACTTTCTGGAAACACCTTTGCGTTGGGCCAAGGGGCTGCTCCAAGGACTGGAGCACGGGGAGGCGTTTGGGCTCAGAAAGAGATTCTGGTGGCCAGAAGGGCTGAGCTTGTTGGTGACCACATGCCGCCGGCCAGCCATAGGGGACGTGGGATTGCTCTCGGGGTCGGAGGAGCTGTTGGCAGAAGACTCGTCACCCATGTACTGAAGCTCCTCCACTCTCTTGTTTAGGGACTTGTTCACATGGATGCTTGTAGTGGGCTCCTCGTCATGGTTCTTGTCTTTGGGAGCTTTCTTTTTGGGTGGCTTCATACCAATCAGGACAGCTTTCATGTTCTCTTTGCCCTGAGATTCTGTGACCATGAACTCATGGGCTCTGATGGCCGCTTCTACCTCCTCGAATTCCACAATGGCACACTCCTGGGTCCCCACTTGGCTGTAGCGACTGCTGATCCTCCGGATGTCAGGAGGCAGCTCTCTCCCAGGTTTGACAATCCGCACTGAAGAGATGACTCCGAAGGTCCCAAAGAGCTTGAGCAGGTGTTCCATCACCTTCTCCTGCACTCTTCCATTCTTCTGGGGGGTGGCCAGTGCCCACAGCTTGGAGCACAGGTAGAGATCATAGACCAGGAGCATCTTGCTGGGGAGGTTCTCGTTGGGGAAGAGTGGGACAGGAGTGGTCCTCCTCACCTTCCGGTGGTCTTCATTCAACTCAAGGGTCACTGAATACTTCAAGGCATATGCTGTGGTTCTCCAGTCCCGAGTAAGATGTTTCACCTGAAGAACATAAAGCAAATCTGAAATGGTACCTAGTGTCCTTGTTCACCTGTGTGTACTTTATAATCTCCCTCTCTCACTTCCCTATCCCTGTAACACTAGTATCTAGAATCATACCTGGTATGTGTAAACACTCAAAAATCTAGTGAATCAAGAAGTGAATGAACACACCACTTTCTACAACTTCAAATGAGGGCAGCACAGTTTAGAGCAGTATTGTCCAATATAACGCTCCATGACCATGGAAATATTCAACTCTGCACAAGTTTAGAGGTTAAACCTGCAGGCTCTGGAACAAGGCTGTTGTATACACAAACCCAAGGCCCACTTCTAACTAGtagtaaaatttgaaaagttaTTCAACCTCTTAGTGCCTCAACTTCCCTCgcaaaaatagagatattaatagtgcctacctcatggagttgtcatgaggattaaatgaatcaatatatacagacacatatCTATGTACAGATACacatttttacataaaacttAGAATAGTACTAGCTCACAATGAGTACTCGATAATTATGCACTACCATTATTTCAGATATTACATGCTATCATTTTAATAGGACTTGGAGATTTTAACATTCAAATGCTTCTCTAAAGCTGTACTTCTACATTTCTGTATCTGATACCGGGAAGGTTCCAAAAGATCTTTCACATTTCACAGCAATATCTCCTGAGAATTATGTGGACCATTTCAACTTGGAATTAAATCCAATTTAGGCCTCTTGAGGAATGAAGAAAtaatccctccctcctcctcccttggtGGAAATTGTGTGTATCAATGTTGCACTATATGGAAGTTATATTTATACTGTAAAACAGTAATTTTCTAGAGGCCCACTTCTGGTAAAGGGAATGCCAGGGGGAATGAGTCATCTCAAAGAAAAGGTGAAAGTGGGTGGGGTGGGTAACCTGAGCCAGGAATGGCAAGATCACCCTCAGTCCTCTGAGGCCAGGCCAATGTAGTGGCTTTGCAAAGGAACCGGGAACTCCAGATGTCCCTGAGCCTAACGCAGGAATTTCATGACACTCAAGTGGGAAGGCTCACAGACTGGGCAGGGCGGGGAAGCCTGCCCAGACAGCCATCAGTGCAGGCTCCTCGAGAGAGCACTgcccactccagcctggggccaCTAGGGGGTAATGGCCCGGTCTCAGGCTTGGGGTGCAGGAATCAGGAGAGTCACCTACACACAAGCAATGGGCTGATCACCACGACACAGGCCGAGGGCACAGAGAAGCTGGCTCAGGCAACGGGGTGGATTTCAGGCAAACAGAGTCCATTCAGAGTCCAGAAAGAGTAAGGACGATATGAATAACTGCAGGTCAGAGGAAGATGGTGAGAAAGCCAGGCGATAGCTCTTCTGGGGATGGAATATGGTGGAGCCTTCTCCAAAAACTGCTGGGGATGGAGCActcaggagaggaaaaggaactgCCCCCCAAGCCtgcagcctgagcaaagagcacCTAGGGAAGCAAAGCGCTGCTTTGCTCAGAGGGCTGGAGAGGTCTGTGGAAGACCACATGCTGTCTGGAGAGGAGCAGGCTCCGGCAAGGGCTGAACGTCCCTCCGCAGCCAGCAGCAAGTGGGAGATCTCGGTCTCAGCCTCAGCATCCGAGGCCTGTGTCTGTGACCCTTCACAAGGAGTGTCCAGGTACCTCCTAAGAAAAGGAGCCCGGGAACTTTGGTCCTTGTGCAATCACTAGAAGAACTCCGTAAGATTTTCAGAAACTTTATAATTTCCCTGCGTTTGTTACCTTCGTCATATATGTTTCCTTTTGTGAATAACAGGAAACGCTCTAGAAAGAACAACGTGTTTGCTCTCGTGTCAGGGAGTCTGTCTCTACTCTGCAGTTGGTTTCCAACAAAGAATATTCCTGCATAGATCTTTAAATGGcagcataaaaacaaaagaaaaacagattgaCTCTTGACTCTTGGGGTCCCTGAGGAGGAATAAAGAAATCTGCAGGTTAATTCCACTGGCTGCTCATTTTGGGATCCCTCCAAACACCTGCTCACTGTTCTCTGGACATTGAAatgccccttcccttctcctgtaCCCTGAAAACCCCTACTCATCCTCCAAGATCCACTTCAGTGTCACCATCTCTGGGAAGACTTTTCCATTCTCCAGGCAGGAAGAGTTGCTCTGATCAACTCGCTCCCAACAGTACCttgttctctttttcattctatCTGTGGTCATACTATAATCTCTCACCGATCTCTCCCCTTTATTGGACTGTGAGCTTTTCAAAGGCAAGGGGAATACCATATTCATTTTGTACATTCTGCACCTAACAGCAAACACAATGAATAcatctgatgaatgaataaaggacagagagtgagagaggaggaCAGAGTATACCAGTGGGCGAGGCAGGAGGAGCTCCAAGGAGAAAAGCTCTCCTCCAGTGCTCTCTGACAAAGTACACAGACAGCTTGGCTGGGCCCCACTTGTTACGCATCCCGTTATGCAACAGGCCATGTGGTGCTTTTCCATTCTAGTAAATGCACTTCCCTCAGGGGACACGCGAAGTTCTTATTCCGACTGGTCTGTTAACTCTCTGAGAAGCAGAGAGTTCACAGCCCAGAGACTGGATCGACCCACAGCAGGGACAAGCAGTCAGTCTGCTGCCCAGACAGCAGCTGTTCTTAGACATCTCCTATCTCTGCTGTGTAGACGAGGACGATGGCATCACACACAGCGGAGCATGCTGGGTCGTGGAGAAGGCTCATCTCCCAGAGTTCTGGGTGCTCATTCTCTCCTCTTATTTACTCAACTTGACAGATGCAAAGTTTGGATTTCACAGAATTCTAGGCCTGGCAGGTGTCTCTCAAGGCCTGTGAGTCCCCTTGTCTGGGCCCAGCATCCTCTGGCCACCCACTCGCCTGGCAGGAGTGCCTGAACTTTCCTAAGCACAAGTAATATTGTTTCGTAACTGCTGCCAGCTGAGGTCTGTCCCTTTGCCTAGGACCCTTTTTACAGTGTGGGAGCAGACTCTTAATAACAATCCTGAATCCCTTCTCTtggccatttttctctttttcaggcctcagatttaatttttaaaaactgctaatCACCAGGTTTCGAGGAGGTAAAAAATTGTTCAGAACGACAACCCAAGACACCCCTGAAATCTGTGAAGCAGCTTGTGGGAACCAGGCCTCACCTTTTTGAAGGACGTGAGTAGCTTGACGCTCACATATCCCAGCTTGTTCCTCCTCACGTGCTTTAACAGGAAGGCGTCCTTCTCCAGGTTTTCATCCGAAAAGTAGAATTCAATCTGATCCACCAGCTTCTTGATCAAGTCCTGGTCCGGCGGCTTCCACTCCTGCTCCAGGTCCTCTCGCTCGTTCTCGCCCCCACTCGTGGCGCCACTGGGACCAGAGGAGACACCAGGCGTTAGAGGGTGAACTGTGtcctccccaaaattcacatgctgaagtcctgacccccaggccctcagaatgtggccttattgGGAAACAGGGTCACTGCAGacataattagttaagatgaggtcacagtGAAGTAGGATGCACCCCTAACCCAAGATAACTGGGGTCCTTCCGAAAAGGGgcaatttggacacagacatgctCACAGGGAGAATATCAtctgaagatgaaggcagagcccagggTGATGTAGCAGAACCCAAGGAATGCCGAAGACTGCCACCAGAAGCCAGAACTGAGCCCTTCCTGGAACCCTGAGAAGGAGCACCACACTGCTGGTGACACCTGATTTCAGGCTTCGGGGCTCCAGAACAGTGGgacaatacatttctattgttctaAACCACCCAGAGTGgggtactttgtcatggcagccctagggaACCACGCTGGGTCACACCTGAACTGGACTTCTCAGAGGCGGTGACCACAGGGCCACGAGGAATAGCTTTTGTCTCCAACCAGCTAAGAAATCAAACTTTTGTTCTGAACAAGTATGAAGGATCACTAAAATAATAACACCCTCTGCTAACATTGACATGGTGCTCTGCCACTGGCAAAACGCTTTTCACATACCTTATTCTCCCCTCCCTATTCCATCCTCCCAAATCCTGATTTCTAGAAGACAATATAGCAGAGTAACTAGATCCTCCATCCCTGTTACAAAACAAAAGCGTGACTTCTTAGCCAGTGGGTACAAAACCTATCCCTCTGTGGCCATGTGATCACTGGCTTGGAGGAGTCCAGCTCAGGTGTGACCCAGTggagtttcctagggctgctgacTCTAAGAGTCCTGTTCTGGAGTTAGACTGCCTGGGTTCTAATGCTGGTACAGGCTGAGTATCCTTATCCaaaatgcctgggaccagaagtgtttcagatttggtGTCTTTTgagatttgggaatatttgcagaATACATAATGAGGTACCCTGGGGACAGGACCCAAGTCTGCACACAAAATTCATTTTcgtcatatataccttatacagaTAGCCTGAGGGCgattatatatattactttaaataattttgtaatgaaACAAAAGTTTGCATACACTGAACTATCAGATAACAAAGGTGTCACTATTTCAGCCACCATCTGAGGCATCATGTTGGctctcaaaaagttttggattttggagcatttcagattttaggattagggatgctcaacctgtattgtCCTTCACTAGCTGGGTGAATTCAGGCAGGAACACCACTGTGCTGGACCTCATTTCCGTTACCTGTAAACTGAGGATCAGGACAGTCCCTATCCTGAcgggattgttgtgaagattcaaTGAATTAACACATGGagatgcctagaacagtgcctggcttacCCTTAGAGCTTATTAAGTGACATTTAAATTCCTTTCCTCATTCACAAAAGGCAGATCTAGGATTTAAATTCCAACTCGCTGTCTCCAAAGTCAGCACTCACAGTAAGCTCCATGTTTTACCAGAACCTGGAAACACAACCCATCACCGAGGCCCTTCTAAATGGAGCCTATGACCACCTGGACGGACTTCCCCTCGCCCTCTCTCTGAGAATGTTAGGACAGGAGAAAAGGCCAAAGCAATCCCAAGAAAAGCCTCTTTAGGTAAGTTAATCTTTCATTAAGGAGActgtacaaattttaaaaccataaatatttAGAGAACTTGTGGATTGTCCACAAGCTAGTTGATGCCATTAGAAGTTAACTGAAATCTATAAGTAGGTGGTTATAGGGGTTGGTTTAGCAGCTCAATAATGTCACAGCCAATAATGTCAACAGGAACTATTACTGTGATCATTTAAAGCAGGAAAaggaatatacatatatgttcttCAATGAAATTTTCACTGGCtctcagcctcaaaaaaaaaaaaaagcaactatgGATACTCAAAATGAGGAGAAATATTGAATATTCTGGCAGTAGAGAAAAAACTAAATAAgtctatttaataatttttcaaattcagaaaTTATAATTAGTATGAAATATAGGCATTGGTTGATTACAAAATGTAGATTTTTAGTTATTTGCCTGTAGGCAGCCtggaaatggtttttaaaataccttattgATGTATTTACCTTGATgtatcattctttcttttctttctccccccaATTCTAAATGTAGGTATTCCCCCAAAGTCTATCCCTGATTCTTTATCCCTTGGCAACCTCTACACTTCAGCCCCTATAAACTCATCTAGTTCAAATCTgcctctcttctccccacctgctcccaactttcctctcctcctgagctccagccctCAATTCATACCTGCCTGCCAGACATTTCCACTAGAATAATCTGATATGTCATCAAATTCAATATGTCCACAATCAACCTTATCACCCTCTGCAGGACCTGACTTCAGGCAGGACTGAAGCCTGGGCCTGCCAATGGACATTCTTTCTGGCAATCTGACCTTCCTTTTACAGTCTCATAGTAAATCCATAATGTATCAAGGGTGACTCTGCATCAGTTATATGCATCCAGTGAGCAGACAGGCAGAGATTTCAAACAGGTGGGTGGTACTGCAGAGGTGACATGAAACTCCTATTAAAGCATAGAGGTGAAGTTCTTGCACTTGGAGGACTCCTCCCTTTGCATGGGTTCTGTCATCAGCAGCTGTGCATCTCCAAAGGGGAACCTCAGAGGAGCCAGAAAGCCTCTATTATATCTGGGAGCATGCTGCACTGTTTCCTGGTTTGTATAGCAGCCTTTGACAATGAAAAGATTctgcagcctgagcaacagcaagatcctgtatctacaaaaaatagaaaaattagctgggcatggtggtgcacgcctgaagtcccagctactcaggaggctgaggcaaggaggaacactggagcccaggagtttgaggctgcagtgagctacgacgACACCACTGTCCTCtagcagggaaggaaaggaaaatattccGTATCCTTTATGAACATTAAAGTGTCTATCCTTTAAATGAGTATTGTCAACTTTTTGTCAATTACAACCATCCTCTGCTAACCATATATCTTCCCTGCCAACCTACGCAAGTACTTTCCCCGCTCACCCCTCTATGCCCTTAAGCTCAAAACCTGGGACGCGTCCTTAGCCCTCTCTTTTGTCCCCGCACCTCGTCAGTCATCGAGTGTTGATTTCATTCTGCAGCATCTCCCCTGTTCTCTCCTTTCCAGTCCAGCCATCCTCATTACTGCTACATTAGGCACTATTAATAGCGCATCAAAAAATGatcctaaaaaattaaagtaataaatatacatagcaaaaatgaaaata is from Microcebus murinus isolate Inina chromosome 6, M.murinus_Inina_mat1.0, whole genome shotgun sequence and encodes:
- the LARP6 gene encoding la-related protein 6, whose amino-acid sequence is MAQPAEQARRGPEAAVQIRVAIQEAEDAEELEDEEEAAGARGAGGPGRYLSPGWGSASEEEPSRGHSGATSGGENEREDLEQEWKPPDQDLIKKLVDQIEFYFSDENLEKDAFLLKHVRRNKLGYVSVKLLTSFKKVKHLTRDWRTTAYALKYSVTLELNEDHRKVRRTTPVPLFPNENLPSKMLLVYDLYLCSKLWALATPQKNGRVQEKVMEHLLKLFGTFGVISSVRIVKPGRELPPDIRRISSRYSQVGTQECAIVEFEEVEAAIRAHEFMVTESQGKENMKAVLIGMKPPKKKAPKDKNHDEEPTTSIHVNKSLNKRVEELQYMGDESSANSSSDPESNPTSPMAGRRHVVTNKLSPSGHQNLFLSPNASPCSSPWSSPLAQRKGVSRKSPLAEEGRLNCSTSPEIFRKCMDYSSDSSVTPSSSPWVRRRRQAEMGTQEKSPGASPLLSRKTQTAERLPVGVLRLPRGPDNTRGFHGGHERSRACV